From Cotesia glomerata isolate CgM1 linkage group LG2, MPM_Cglom_v2.3, whole genome shotgun sequence, a single genomic window includes:
- the LOC123260007 gene encoding organic cation transporter protein-like, translated as MTDTPKTDYKPLDPIQDAMGIMGRWQIIITVAISLINFPAAWHQLSIAVLAPGQDFTCVSPPSFNTSASMLKACKVQVNESMTVECDKFKYDNSVFKSTIISQWDLVCSRKLLLSLAQPLTQFGILLGNMGFGIIADKVGRKIPLMIAVVVQAVTGIISVFMPMYELFLFFKFISAIATGGTMLISFVVVMEIVGIEWRSRISILFHIPFLLGFLCIPLFSYLTGTWDGYWLTISIPPFLLLSYYWLIPESPRWLLAVGKVKQARKVLMKAAQRNNIPEEKVTAAIEAHENLLNRDNTNVAVDGEQRTYNMIDLVRTPNMRIKTVCIVINWLVCGLGFFGLGHYLGHVGGNVLSNLAVSAAFQLPGLLLVYILIQRVSRIKILITSNVVGGISLLLIVPLYHYYTMKLILVTIGITAMTVSFPTIYLYTGELFPTVVRNIGFGACSVASRFGSIVAPFLIVAGDEIPEWIIPVIFGIGPIIGAGLCYFLPETMDCKLPETIEDGENFKKKNNTTPLETVS; from the exons ATGACGGACACTCCAAAAACCG attacAAACCCCTGGATCCCATTCAAGATGCGATGGGAATAATGGGACGTTGGCAGATAATCATAACAGTTGCGATTTCTCTCATAAACTTTCCCGCAGCTTGGCATCAGCTTTCAATAGCTGTTCTCGCACCTGGACAAGATTTCACGTGTGTATCACCGCCGTCATTCAATACCAGCGCTTCTATGCTGAAGGCCTGCAAGGTTCAGGTCAATGAGAGTATGACTGTCGAATGTGACAAGTTTAAATATGATAACAGTGTCTTTAAGTCTACTATCATCTCTCAg tgGGACTTGGTGTGCAGTCGTAAACTCCTTCTAAGCTTAGCCCAACCATTGACACAATTTGGTATTCTTCTTGGCAACATGGGGTTTGGAATAATTGCTGATAA GGTCGGCCGGAAAATTCCTTTGATGATAGCGGTGGTTGTCCAAGCAGTAACAGGAATTATAAGTGTCTTCATGCCGATGTATGAATTGTTTTTGTTCTTTAAATTCATTTCCGCCATCGCTACTGGCGGTACTATGCTCATTAGTTTTGTCGTTG tTATGGAAATAGTTGGGATAGAATGGCGGTCAAGAATTTCAATCCTCTTCCACATTCCATTTCTACTAGGGTTTTTATGCATCCCACTATTTTCATACTTAACTGGCACATGGGACGGTTACTGGCTGACAATATCAATTCCGCCGTTCTTGCTGTTATCCTACTActg GTTGATTCCTGAGTCTCCAAGATGGTTGTTAGCTGTCGGAAAAGTTAAGCAGGCACGCAAAGTATTAATGAAAGCAGCTCAGAGAAACAATATTCCTGAAGAAAAAGTAACCGCTGCGATAGAAGctcatgaaaatttattgaatagaGATAACACCAACGTAGCAGTTGATGGTGAACAAAGAACCTACAACATGATTGATTTAGTGCGTACACCTAACATGAGGATAAAAACGGTGTGCATCGTTATTAATTGGCTTGTCTGTGGCCTGGGTTTCTTTGGTCTTGGACATTATCTTGGTCATGTAGGAGGAAATGTATTGAGCAATCTCGCTGTTTCag CTGCTTTCCAACTGCCAGGATTATTACTAGTCTACATACTAATCCAACGAGTATCacgaataaaaattctaatcaCCTCAAACGTCGTAGGAGGAATAAGTTTATTGTTAATCGTTCCACTTTACCATTATTACACAATGAAACTGATCTTAGTAACAATCGGTATCACCGCAATGACTGTCAGCTTCCCAACAATTTACTTGTACACTGGAGAACTGTTTCCAACAGTAGTAAGAAACATTGGGTTTGGAGCTTGCAGTGTTGCCTCGAGATTCGGCAGCATCGTCGCGCCATTTTTGATTGTCGCT ggcGATGAAATACCCGAGTGGATAATTCCAGTAATTTTCGGAATTGGTCCCATTATAGGAGCTGGTCTTTGTTATTTCTTGCCGGAAACAATGGATTGTAAGCTGCCAGAGACGATTGAAGATggtgaaaatttcaaaaa aaaaaataatacaactCCCCTCGAGACTGtaagctaa
- the LOC123260005 gene encoding organic cation transporter protein-like, whose translation MTVTTKSDEKPVDPIQDAMGTMGHWQIIITIAISLINFPAAWNQLAIAVIAPRQNFMCLSPLPINPNDSMLKTCFVKVNESLPEVECEKFSYDDSVFKSTIVSEWNLVCERKYLLSFAQPLTQLGILVGNMLFGIVADKIGRKTPLMIAVIVQAIAGIITVFMPSYELFLLFKVISAVATGGTMLISFVLVMEIVGIETRSKILTMFHIPFLLGFLSVPLISYLTRTWDGYWLTISVPAFSLFFYYWVIPESPRWLLTVGNVKKAQSILMKAAKKNKIPEHKVSMAIDDHTNLLKQDTSTEVDDNGNSKSYSVIDLVRTPNMRIKTLCIVFNWFKCGMVFFGIEHYLGHISENVLSDLAISAAFQFPGLLLVYILISRVSRLKILICANVLSGISLLLMIAFQDSPTIRLILVIIGITCMTVSFPTIYLYTGELFPTVVRNIGFGVCSVASKLGSIVAPLFIDNNAKLSFWVIPVVFGMGPILGAILCYWLPETMDCKLPETIEDGENFKKRSKICQDKCPS comes from the exons atgACTGTTACTACTAAAAGTG atgaaaaaCCTGTGGATCCTATCCAGGATGCAATGGGCACCATGGGACACTGgcagataataataacaatagcaaTTTCGCTGATAAATTTTCCTGCAGCGTGGAATCAACTCGCTATAGCAGTAATCGCACCTAGACAAAATTTCATGTGTTTATCTCCACTGCCGATTAATCCAAATGACTCGATGCTAAAAACTTGCTTTGTCAAAGTAAATGAAAGTTTACCAGAAGTTGAATGCGAGAAATTTTCTTATGATGACAGTGTTTTTAAATCTACGATCGTCAGTGAg TGGAATTTAGTTTGCGAGCGTAAATATCTTTTAAGTTTTGCACAACCTTTGACTCAATTGGGAATTCTTGTGGGTAATATGCTCTTTGGAATAGTTGCTGATAA GATTGGTAGAAAAACTCCATTAATGATTGCTGTAATAGTTCAAGCTATAGCAGGAATTATAACAGTATTCATGCCATCCTacgaattatttttgttattcaaaGTAATTTCTGCCGTTGCTACCGGTGGTACTATGCTCATTAGTTTTGTCCTTG TCATGGAAATTGTCGGCATTGAAACGCGTTCAAAAATCCTGACAATGTTCCACATCCCATTTCTTCTTGGATTTTTAAGTGTTCCATTGATTTCATACCTAACTAGAACTTGGGACGGTTATTGGTTGACAATTTCTGTTCCTGCGTTTTCGCTATTCTTCTACTATTG GGTGATACCCGAGTCTCCAAGATGGCTTTTAACAGTAGGAAATGTTAAAAAAGCGCAGTCAATTTTGATGAAAGCGGCCAAAAAGAACAAAATACCCGAGCACAAAGTCTCTATGGCGATAGACGATCACACAAATTTACTGAAACAAGACACCAGCACTGAAGTTGATGATAATGGAAACTCAAAATCATACAGTGTTATTGATTTGGTACGAACACCAAATATGAGGATAAAAACACTGTGCATCGTATTCAATTGGTTCAAATGTGGCATGGtgttttttggaattgaacatTATCTTGGTCACATAAGCGAAAATGTGTTAAGTGATCTTGCTATTTCAG CGGCATTCCAATTCCCAGGACTTCTTCTTGTGTATATTTTGATATCCCGAGTGTCCCGTCTCAAAATTCTGATATGCGCAAACGTTTTATCAGGAATAAGTCTGCTATTGATGATCGCGTTTCAGGACAGCCCTACTATAAGATTAATACTGGTTATAATCGGTATTACTTGCATGACTGTGAGCTTCCCAACAATATACTTGTACACTGGAGAATTATTTCCTACTGTAGTTAGAAATATTGGGTTTGGCGTTTGCAGTGTCGCTTCCAAACTCGGCAGTATTGTCGCGCCATTGTTCATCGACAAT AATGCGAAGCTATCTTTTTGGGTAATTCCAGTAGTTTTTGGTATGGGTCCAATTCTGGGAGCTATTCTCTGCTACTGGTTACCTGAAACAATGGATTGCAAATTACCTGAGACTATTGAAGACggtgaaaatttcaaaaa gaGGAGCAAAATTTGTCAAGACAAGTGTccaagttaa